From the genome of Niallia sp. FSL W8-0635, one region includes:
- a CDS encoding cell division protein FtsZ: MAKTFTKNKPAINITMVGFGQAGSRMADQFAAIKNADGTSVYNCLALNSNDGDLAGLKHITPNNRESLELGGLGKNPEEAMQILETNEKVKEQLKSFIKDRVRPTDDLVMFFAGLGGGTGTSTIVKAIEEFYEYNNKPKIQEEFNKLKEKYGIDEIKKEPKKYLIEATKIARKRFTKIGVVATIPTRADGPDVLRQVNNFTKKIDDIAKNPNKGVAFVVYPDNQLMYEEFNSLLENERKGIENYRDYANIKLVEEFHELNTATTGGGTSVTFDSADFRRTILEHQGCLFISKVTKPASEIKNGHDINKMFSESLDKNSFHDPIELINPETNQMAKIHHIGILAIIDSKLKVGSSFIDDARNEIINKLPLNGTVFSGYIEEQNDFSVTVYTFFKAEAFPKRLAKGLVEEYNEFKERQKQITYMSQGIEQISETNEEDDFDLSELAAELGVEDLFEESVGEVASSKDDEDIDIDDILQQINENELK; the protein is encoded by the coding sequence ATGGCTAAAACATTCACAAAAAATAAACCTGCTATTAACATTACTATGGTTGGGTTTGGACAAGCCGGTTCAAGAATGGCAGATCAATTTGCAGCTATAAAAAATGCTGATGGTACTTCTGTATATAATTGTCTAGCATTAAACAGTAATGATGGTGATTTAGCGGGATTAAAGCACATCACTCCCAATAATAGAGAGAGTCTAGAGCTGGGTGGTTTAGGTAAGAATCCTGAAGAGGCAATGCAAATTTTAGAAACAAATGAAAAAGTTAAAGAGCAACTAAAAAGTTTCATAAAAGATAGAGTTAGACCGACTGACGACTTAGTAATGTTTTTTGCTGGTCTAGGTGGCGGAACGGGTACCTCTACTATCGTAAAGGCAATTGAAGAATTTTATGAATATAACAATAAACCTAAAATTCAAGAAGAGTTTAATAAATTAAAAGAAAAATATGGTATAGATGAGATAAAAAAAGAGCCAAAAAAATACTTAATTGAGGCTACTAAAATTGCTCGTAAGCGATTTACAAAGATTGGTGTAGTGGCTACTATCCCTACTAGAGCGGATGGTCCTGATGTATTAAGACAAGTAAATAATTTCACTAAAAAAATTGATGATATTGCCAAAAACCCTAATAAAGGTGTAGCATTTGTAGTCTATCCTGATAACCAACTAATGTATGAAGAGTTCAATAGTTTACTAGAAAATGAGAGAAAAGGAATTGAAAATTACCGAGACTATGCAAATATTAAACTAGTTGAAGAGTTTCATGAACTAAATACTGCTACTACTGGTGGTGGAACCTCGGTTACTTTTGATAGTGCTGATTTTAGAAGAACAATTTTAGAGCATCAAGGTTGTTTATTCATAAGTAAGGTAACTAAACCTGCTTCTGAAATAAAAAATGGTCATGATATTAATAAAATGTTTTCTGAGTCTCTCGATAAAAATAGCTTTCACGATCCTATAGAATTGATTAATCCAGAGACAAATCAAATGGCCAAAATTCACCATATAGGGATTTTAGCTATTATTGATTCAAAATTAAAAGTTGGTAGTTCTTTTATTGATGATGCTAGAAATGAAATTATTAATAAATTACCCCTAAACGGTACTGTTTTTTCTGGGTATATTGAAGAACAAAATGATTTTTCTGTAACTGTTTATACATTTTTTAAAGCGGAGGCATTTCCTAAGCGATTGGCTAAGGGATTAGTGGAAGAATATAACGAATTTAAAGAAAGACAAAAACAAATAACCTATATGTCCCAAGGCATTGAGCAAATTAGTGAAACTAACGAAGAGGATGATTTTGATCTTTCTGAACTGGCTGCAGAACTAGGAGTGGAAGATCTTTTTGAAGAATCGGTTGGAGAAGTAGCATCTTCTAAGGATGATGAGGATATAGATATTGATGATATTTTACAACAAATAAATGAGAATGAATTAAAATAA
- a CDS encoding cytochrome P450 codes for MADTNQMPREEGIDHSLSLMREGYMYILNRRKSFNSDIFETRLLGKKAICMVGKEAAKVFYDTEKFKRKDAAPNRAVQTLFGKNGVQALDGQDHKHRKEMFMSIMSPKGLQNLTNITKIQWKTALNKWGQMDEVILYEEVKEILCRTACQWAGVPLEEDDVKELTKDLAAMFESPAAVGPNHWLARNARNKVENWIGELVDKVRNEEINPPEDTALHIFAWHRDLEGNLLDTETAAVEVINILRPIVAIAIFINFTALALYHYPEEREKLESRDEKYAQMFVQEVRRFYPFFPFVVALVKKDFTWNGYKFEEGTLTLLDLYGTNHDPEIWENPDLFSPDRFAKWEGSPFGFIPQGGGDYFMGHRCAGEWVTIEVMKVSLDYLAKRMEYEIPNQDLSYSMVSMPSIPHSKVVIKNVKRKL; via the coding sequence ATGGCAGATACAAATCAAATGCCTCGGGAAGAGGGCATAGATCATAGCTTAAGCCTTATGAGAGAAGGATACATGTACATTTTGAACAGACGTAAAAGTTTTAATTCTGATATATTTGAGACCCGATTGCTAGGAAAGAAAGCGATTTGCATGGTAGGAAAGGAAGCTGCGAAAGTTTTTTATGACACTGAAAAATTCAAAAGGAAAGATGCAGCACCGAACCGGGCGGTTCAAACATTGTTTGGGAAGAATGGTGTGCAGGCATTGGATGGACAAGATCACAAACATCGGAAAGAAATGTTTATGTCCATCATGTCTCCTAAAGGACTTCAAAACTTAACAAACATTACAAAAATACAGTGGAAGACAGCACTAAATAAATGGGGACAGATGGATGAAGTTATTCTTTATGAAGAAGTAAAAGAAATCCTATGCAGAACAGCCTGCCAGTGGGCAGGTGTCCCGTTGGAAGAAGACGATGTTAAGGAATTGACAAAAGACTTGGCGGCGATGTTCGAGTCTCCGGCTGCCGTTGGTCCAAATCATTGGCTAGCGAGAAATGCAAGAAATAAAGTAGAAAATTGGATTGGTGAGTTAGTTGATAAGGTGCGTAATGAGGAAATAAATCCTCCAGAAGATACAGCTTTACATATATTTGCCTGGCATCGCGATTTAGAAGGGAATCTTTTGGATACCGAGACTGCTGCTGTGGAAGTGATCAATATCTTGAGACCTATTGTGGCGATCGCTATATTCATCAATTTCACTGCGCTGGCATTGTATCATTATCCGGAAGAAAGGGAGAAACTTGAATCCCGTGATGAAAAATATGCTCAGATGTTTGTACAGGAAGTTCGCCGTTTTTATCCGTTTTTTCCGTTTGTCGTAGCATTGGTAAAAAAAGATTTCACCTGGAACGGCTATAAATTTGAAGAAGGCACATTAACTTTACTGGATCTTTATGGCACAAATCATGACCCTGAAATTTGGGAAAACCCAGATTTGTTCAGTCCTGATCGGTTTGCTAAATGGGAAGGAAGCCCATTTGGCTTCATTCCGCAGGGTGGTGGTGATTACTTTATGGGTCATCGCTGTGCTGGAGAGTGGGTCACCATTGAAGTCATGAAAGTAAGTCTTGATTATCTGGCCAAGCGTATGGAATATGAAATTCCTAACCAGGATTTAAGTTACAGCATGGTGAGCATGCCAAGTATTCCCCATAGCAAAGTAGTGATAAAGAATGTTAAACGAAAGTTATAA
- a CDS encoding ArsR/SmtB family transcription factor, translating to MQYDACEVTCIDEEKVKRGKNELLQQNPMDVAKVFKALSDDTRIKIAYTLSLEDELCVCDVANIVGATTATTSHHLRLLKNLGLAKYRKEGKLVYYSLDDDHVKQLIQVAFAHQKEVVKIV from the coding sequence TTGCAATATGATGCATGTGAAGTTACGTGTATAGATGAAGAAAAAGTCAAAAGAGGTAAAAATGAACTACTCCAACAAAATCCTATGGATGTAGCCAAAGTTTTTAAAGCTTTATCGGATGATACTAGGATTAAGATTGCGTATACTCTTTCTTTGGAAGATGAATTGTGTGTATGTGATGTAGCAAATATTGTTGGTGCTACAACTGCCACAACATCTCATCATTTGAGGTTACTTAAAAATCTTGGATTAGCTAAATATCGAAAAGAAGGTAAGTTAGTTTACTATTCATTAGATGATGATCATGTAAAGCAACTAATACAGGTTGCATTTGCACATCAGAAGGAGGTTGTAAAAATTGTCTGA
- a CDS encoding tyrosine-type recombinase/integrase, whose amino-acid sequence MKYDGFISFLEEKNYSETTIASYELVLNQFFSFLRQLYKKKIELYEIKSKDIRDYLSTQGDNQKAISTINKELAILKSYFDYLWERNKVPIDPAAKIKRLKVQKHLDISLFYEDLLKVKELVIANTNYTAKRKALFILAMEGLKASEFKFKKDDVSIIDDRIKINLSNRVITLDNIDASIFLEFYYNNLLNESEYLFTYTDSVNNRIIPITFMGIHYHLKNIQKDYDINQDLQLTTIRKALCYYLYINKKLAVQRIALIMGIEEQTVSIYLSKLTKSMKSI is encoded by the coding sequence ATGAAGTATGATGGTTTTATTTCGTTTTTAGAAGAAAAGAATTATAGTGAAACTACTATAGCGAGTTATGAACTTGTTTTAAATCAATTCTTCTCATTCCTAAGACAACTCTATAAAAAGAAAATAGAATTATATGAAATCAAATCTAAAGATATAAGAGACTATCTTTCAACTCAGGGAGATAATCAGAAGGCAATCTCCACAATTAATAAAGAGTTGGCCATTTTAAAATCCTATTTTGATTATTTATGGGAAAGAAACAAAGTACCTATTGATCCAGCAGCAAAAATAAAAAGACTAAAGGTACAAAAACACCTGGATATTAGTTTGTTTTATGAAGATTTACTTAAGGTAAAGGAACTTGTAATAGCAAATACCAATTATACAGCAAAGCGAAAAGCATTGTTTATACTTGCTATGGAAGGATTAAAAGCCTCCGAATTTAAGTTTAAAAAGGATGATGTTTCTATAATCGATGATAGAATTAAGATTAATCTTTCCAATAGAGTCATTACATTGGATAACATTGATGCAAGTATTTTTCTTGAGTTTTATTATAATAATTTACTAAACGAGTCAGAGTATCTATTCACTTATACGGATTCAGTAAATAATAGAATAATACCTATTACTTTTATGGGAATACACTATCACTTAAAAAATATACAAAAGGATTATGATATTAATCAAGACCTGCAGTTAACAACTATTAGAAAAGCTCTGTGCTACTATTTATATATTAATAAAAAACTCGCAGTCCAACGTATAGCTTTGATTATGGGTATAGAAGAACAAACTGTTTCTATCTATTTAAGTAAGTTAACGAAGAGTATGAAAAGCATCTAA
- a CDS encoding replication-relaxation family protein, which yields MESARVWYGFDNEHEKRKGAWINLTDLELLSLIWTNRYLTNKQLTKYGNQLFGYKGDSIQKKLKRWSNYAIVKIEYQSVLNKPPISCYYLGKNGINILKQEGIIKEEEKAININNYIRNSSHYLGIQDVVIDTLIALKTNRKNIISIHPNKDTYKNEVGEPFIVPDWVFRKGSRTLNIEYDTGLQTMTKIKEKIRNYIKLSKHKPEEEHYVLISVADNSNIYTVKYYDDRRTRVLNIKDTIIHKGADKISNLHFYVTTASRSPIITNNILKGIYPFDKSTFKSEQELFELSMEISNSNYQLVPLPKKEIFHNDSYNIGEIAQYELIHKERTNSKQVLVLNIVEEASVAALNKINFLEEENKNNKFKQEVSHLLIVYQSRSELENDIVMKNYETLKFTDTKNWPLLLQGEKQLTLEKKKGGRVLERTKGSS from the coding sequence TTGGAATCAGCCAGAGTATGGTATGGATTTGATAATGAACATGAAAAAAGAAAAGGAGCCTGGATAAATTTAACTGATTTGGAGCTATTATCACTTATTTGGACTAACCGTTATTTAACTAATAAGCAATTAACCAAATATGGTAATCAATTATTTGGATATAAAGGGGATTCTATTCAAAAGAAATTAAAGAGGTGGTCAAATTACGCTATTGTAAAAATAGAATATCAGTCCGTTCTAAATAAACCACCTATATCATGTTATTACTTAGGAAAGAATGGTATAAACATTTTAAAACAAGAAGGAATTATTAAGGAAGAAGAAAAAGCTATAAATATCAATAATTACATTAGAAACTCTTCTCATTATTTAGGAATTCAAGATGTGGTTATAGATACTCTCATAGCTTTAAAAACAAATAGGAAAAACATAATTTCAATACATCCCAACAAAGATACCTACAAAAATGAAGTTGGTGAACCATTTATTGTCCCTGATTGGGTATTTAGAAAAGGTAGTCGCACTCTAAATATTGAATATGACACAGGTTTACAGACAATGACAAAAATCAAAGAAAAAATAAGAAATTACATCAAATTAAGTAAACACAAACCTGAGGAAGAACATTATGTATTAATATCAGTTGCAGATAACAGCAATATCTATACAGTAAAGTATTATGATGATAGAAGAACTAGGGTTTTAAATATAAAAGACACCATAATTCATAAAGGCGCTGATAAGATCTCTAACCTTCACTTTTATGTTACTACAGCTAGTCGCTCACCAATTATTACAAACAATATATTAAAAGGAATTTATCCATTTGATAAATCTACTTTTAAGTCTGAACAAGAACTTTTTGAACTATCAATGGAAATAAGCAATTCTAATTATCAATTGGTGCCTCTTCCAAAAAAGGAAATATTTCATAATGATAGTTATAACATTGGAGAGATAGCACAATATGAATTGATTCATAAAGAAAGAACCAATTCAAAACAAGTTTTAGTTTTGAATATAGTGGAAGAGGCAAGTGTTGCTGCATTAAACAAAATAAATTTTTTAGAAGAAGAGAACAAAAATAATAAATTTAAACAAGAGGTTTCACACCTTCTTATTGTTTATCAGAGTAGATCAGAACTAGAAAATGACATTGTAATGAAAAATTATGAAACACTAAAATTTACAGATACTAAAAATTGGCCATTACTTCTCCAAGGAGAAAAGCAGCTAACATTGGAGAAGAAAAAGGGGGGCAGAGTACTTGAAAGAACTAAAGGTTCATCCTAA
- a CDS encoding Tn3 family transposase has product MIRRKNKVKQNWDLEELIEHFTVIPEEMRLLGNRYGGTRLGFAVLLKFFQYQGRFPKGKQEISKDVIQYIAKQVDVPADLFQAYDWDGRSIKYHRAQIRDYMGFRDSTLTDMEQVKSWLQANILPQELQIDRVRKHVLHHLRKQQIVPPAHDHLDRNIKSAIYQYEDRISQSIYSKLSDHSQSKLDTFIRTWSHTEQIEKDQTILSFRELVSDPGRIGLDSLFQEIEKLRTVRDIQLPPNLFYGVSPKMIRTYRQRAVSEDIRELRRHPDPIRYTLLAAFFWCRGREITDNLVELIIQIVHRIGARAERKVEKEFLRDFRKVSGKTNVLFRMAEKAVEQPDGIVRDVLFPVVGEDKLKDIVKEMKHTGPSYKQKVHTVMRSSYGTHYRRMVPALLDILEFQSNNDVHRPVIDAIDLLTQYKLTNQYTYNETDYIPIEGIVKPGWIDTVIDKETNRVNRMNYEICVLQALRDRLRCKEVWVVGADRYRNPEEDLPKDFEQNREKHYEALCKPLEVQTLINELKQSMNTALEKLNRSVKNNSKVRILSKGNGWISVSPLQAQAEPVNLNLVKAEVMKRWPMTNLLDILKEADLRVHLTDVFQTLGNREILDKETLQRRLILCLYGLGTNTGLKRIAAGEHGGSYKDLLYVRRKFIHKENLRQAISKVTNAILDARVTEVWGEGTTACASDSKKFGAWDQNLLTEWHIRYRGRGVMIYWHVEKNSTCIYSQLKSCSSSEVASMIEGLLRHCTNMEVEKNYVDTHGQSEVAFAFCHLLGFQLMPRFKAIHAQKLYRPDVGMQDSYPNLQPVLTRAINWSLIEQQYDQMIKYTTALRLGTAETEAILKRFTRNSGHPTYRALSELGKVLKTIFLCEYLSSEEVRREIHEGLNVVENWNSANSFIFYGKGGEIQTNRMEDQEVAVLALHLLQNCLVLINTLMIQEVLLEQNKSLLQKLTPEDFRALTPLIYAHVNPYGTFKLNMQERLPIERSS; this is encoded by the coding sequence ATGATAAGGAGGAAAAACAAAGTGAAGCAAAATTGGGACTTAGAAGAACTTATTGAACATTTTACCGTTATTCCAGAAGAAATGCGTTTACTCGGAAACAGATATGGAGGAACACGACTGGGGTTTGCCGTTCTACTAAAGTTCTTTCAATATCAGGGACGTTTTCCAAAAGGGAAACAGGAAATAAGTAAAGATGTTATTCAATACATTGCCAAGCAAGTAGATGTACCTGCGGATTTATTTCAAGCGTACGATTGGGACGGAAGGTCAATTAAATATCATCGTGCTCAAATTCGCGATTACATGGGATTTAGGGACAGCACCCTTACTGATATGGAACAAGTAAAATCCTGGCTTCAGGCTAACATCTTACCGCAGGAGCTACAAATAGACAGAGTAAGAAAACATGTACTACATCACCTAAGAAAACAACAAATTGTTCCCCCAGCTCATGACCATTTAGATCGAAACATCAAGTCAGCCATTTATCAGTATGAGGACCGGATTTCTCAATCCATTTACTCTAAACTTTCTGATCACTCTCAATCTAAGTTAGATACATTTATACGTACTTGGTCCCATACAGAACAGATAGAAAAAGATCAAACCATTCTCAGTTTCCGAGAGCTTGTATCTGATCCTGGAAGAATCGGGTTAGACAGTTTATTTCAAGAGATAGAAAAACTACGAACAGTACGAGATATACAGCTTCCACCAAATTTATTCTACGGTGTTTCACCCAAGATGATCCGAACGTACAGACAGCGAGCTGTTTCTGAAGATATTAGAGAGTTGCGCAGGCATCCTGATCCGATCCGTTATACTTTATTGGCAGCTTTCTTTTGGTGTAGAGGTAGAGAAATTACGGATAACTTAGTTGAGCTCATTATCCAAATTGTTCATCGAATCGGTGCTCGGGCGGAACGAAAAGTAGAAAAAGAATTTTTACGGGATTTTCGTAAAGTAAGTGGGAAGACAAACGTATTGTTCCGCATGGCTGAAAAGGCAGTGGAACAACCAGACGGTATTGTGCGAGATGTTTTATTTCCTGTCGTAGGCGAAGATAAATTAAAAGATATTGTGAAGGAAATGAAACATACAGGTCCCTCCTATAAACAAAAAGTACATACTGTTATGAGATCCTCCTACGGTACTCATTACAGAAGAATGGTTCCAGCTTTACTTGATATTCTAGAATTTCAATCCAATAATGATGTGCATCGACCTGTGATAGATGCAATTGATTTACTTACACAATATAAGCTTACCAATCAGTATACATATAATGAAACAGATTATATCCCAATTGAAGGAATCGTTAAGCCAGGTTGGATTGATACGGTCATTGATAAAGAAACAAACCGTGTAAACCGAATGAATTATGAAATCTGTGTACTCCAAGCTCTGCGAGATCGATTACGTTGTAAAGAAGTATGGGTAGTCGGAGCTGATCGGTATAGAAACCCAGAGGAAGATTTACCAAAAGATTTTGAACAAAATAGAGAAAAACATTATGAAGCGCTTTGTAAGCCCCTTGAAGTACAAACACTTATTAACGAACTGAAACAGAGTATGAATACGGCTCTCGAGAAATTAAATAGAAGTGTTAAAAATAACTCCAAGGTACGTATATTGAGTAAGGGAAATGGCTGGATTTCTGTGTCACCTTTACAGGCACAGGCTGAACCGGTTAACCTAAATCTCGTAAAGGCAGAGGTCATGAAGCGTTGGCCCATGACCAATCTTTTGGATATTTTAAAAGAGGCAGATTTACGTGTACATCTGACAGATGTGTTCCAAACGCTAGGTAATCGTGAGATCCTTGATAAGGAAACACTGCAACGAAGACTTATTCTTTGCTTATATGGATTGGGAACAAACACAGGATTAAAGCGAATTGCGGCTGGTGAACATGGGGGAAGTTACAAGGACTTACTCTATGTACGGCGGAAATTCATCCATAAAGAGAACCTACGGCAAGCCATTTCAAAGGTAACCAATGCCATTCTAGATGCTCGTGTAACAGAAGTATGGGGTGAAGGAACAACTGCATGTGCGTCTGATAGTAAAAAGTTTGGGGCTTGGGATCAGAACTTGTTGACTGAATGGCATATTCGATATAGGGGACGTGGAGTAATGATTTATTGGCACGTGGAAAAGAACTCTACATGTATTTATTCGCAACTAAAATCCTGTTCTTCATCAGAAGTAGCTTCTATGATCGAAGGGTTACTTCGTCATTGCACAAATATGGAAGTAGAAAAAAACTACGTGGATACACACGGTCAAAGTGAAGTTGCCTTCGCTTTTTGTCATTTGCTTGGATTCCAACTAATGCCGAGATTTAAAGCCATTCATGCTCAAAAACTGTATCGTCCAGATGTAGGCATGCAAGACTCATATCCAAACTTACAGCCTGTTTTAACAAGAGCGATTAATTGGAGTTTAATTGAACAACAGTATGATCAAATGATTAAATATACAACTGCTTTACGATTGGGTACAGCTGAAACAGAGGCGATTCTCAAGCGTTTCACTCGTAATAGTGGGCATCCAACGTATCGGGCACTCAGCGAATTAGGAAAAGTGTTAAAAACGATCTTCCTTTGTGAGTATTTATCATCAGAAGAAGTCCGAAGAGAAATCCATGAAGGGTTAAATGTCGTTGAAAACTGGAACTCAGCCAATAGCTTTATTTTTTACGGAAAAGGAGGAGAAATTCAAACAAACCGAATGGAAGATCAAGAAGTCGCTGTACTTGCTCTCCATCTTCTTCAAAACTGTTTGGTGTTAATTAATACACTGATGATTCAAGAGGTACTTTTGGAACAAAATAAATCTCTTCTTCAAAAGTTAACTCCTGAGGATTTTAGAGCCTTAACACCATTAATCTATGCCCATGTAAACCCGTATGGGACATTTAAGCTAAACATGCAAGAACGTCTGCCAATTGAAAGATCTTCCTAA
- a CDS encoding type IV secretory system conjugative DNA transfer family protein, whose translation MKELKVHPKLPGITILVTGLVSVFLSVRSICNYLFLVIGQFYNSVPSFVLFGNSLSPGLIGFLTCTVFLIISWLVSTKYEKTQKKLWRSLWFWNMFIGITAYYMWLITAPVYNTLIPYLGNLINSIHVDNIWFNVAVGDINTLFYTLVFTPSIVTSIILIWLGGQYSQYSKQIKEAFEKFEFKNVYLQKWFRNSKEEVWPDVVLGPDSQTKELIIQPGKDRSLHNGIFGPPGTGKTSALILPIINQDLHWLTKFINVFPKVSKLSNYKTEEIRGTYLSSISIIEPSNDLCQKAFQLVKAHDIPEEAVFYIDPTNPNTPSINPMQGPVDQVAEAFAMVMDGIQEGGTGNFFFQQSQRNHLKNYIYLLKLHDPSTEAQFDTLLKMYNDPQIVRHMHLKLKETIPKDYHLIKDRDERNHWDIVKQIDNWFNMNHIPKTSRNGANEQVKEGEYYGETAYFDAQGEYVQGLRNVLNDIGANKLIRRVLFDKSEFSFDEHLNRGGILLVNTAKDDLGGLSNVLGKFVLLSLQNAVYRRTPLTSTFAHIIIDEFPDYIYLPFKEFISQARKYKAIITVAAQTVAQLADKYGEMYMHTLLTGFRHKMVYGDISYFDAQLFSKLLGEEDSYEEGKNEQTVSPLQEEPVMRSGSSYQQKTDVILTPNKLIFQEPFQAAVKIVVNNKPIPVRQIDANFVPKAEFKEAKVKVIQESASIWLESKSLNTELFHETDKALSEIIDIPLQEEEPLIGIPLPEKDAVEDIELELVEFDRYPDKYLSKKEIKEEAYKTKPISQKRTSLGEKAININDEVVDLDVSRLFSKNIPPSNELANQSVSELDEKEESFYNDLIKEIDDTTKEGKVEKKEEGKSSPFDFITPFSDKS comes from the coding sequence TTGAAAGAACTAAAGGTTCATCCTAAGCTCCCTGGGATCACTATTTTAGTTACTGGGTTAGTCTCTGTTTTTTTATCAGTTAGAAGTATTTGTAACTATCTTTTCTTAGTTATTGGGCAGTTTTACAATAGTGTTCCTAGCTTCGTTTTATTTGGTAACAGCTTAAGTCCAGGCTTAATTGGTTTTCTTACATGTACAGTCTTCTTGATTATCTCTTGGTTAGTAAGTACAAAATATGAAAAAACACAAAAAAAGTTGTGGAGAAGCCTATGGTTTTGGAATATGTTCATTGGAATAACAGCCTATTATATGTGGTTAATCACAGCACCTGTTTATAATACGCTCATTCCTTACCTAGGAAATCTTATCAATAGCATACATGTAGATAATATTTGGTTTAATGTAGCTGTTGGGGATATTAACACTTTGTTTTACACCTTAGTTTTTACTCCCTCAATAGTTACAAGTATTATTTTAATTTGGTTGGGTGGACAATATTCCCAATACTCTAAACAAATTAAAGAAGCATTTGAAAAATTTGAATTTAAAAATGTATATTTACAAAAATGGTTTAGAAATAGTAAAGAAGAGGTTTGGCCAGACGTTGTTCTAGGTCCCGATTCTCAAACTAAAGAACTTATTATTCAACCTGGTAAAGATAGATCATTACATAATGGCATATTCGGACCACCAGGAACAGGAAAAACATCAGCATTAATATTACCTATCATTAATCAGGATTTGCACTGGCTAACAAAGTTTATCAATGTATTTCCTAAAGTCTCTAAATTATCCAATTATAAAACGGAGGAAATAAGAGGAACATATTTAAGTAGTATTAGTATAATTGAACCATCTAACGATTTGTGTCAGAAAGCATTTCAATTAGTTAAAGCTCATGATATACCTGAAGAGGCTGTATTCTATATTGACCCTACGAACCCCAATACACCATCTATTAATCCCATGCAAGGACCAGTTGACCAGGTAGCCGAAGCATTTGCAATGGTAATGGATGGAATTCAAGAAGGGGGAACAGGAAACTTTTTCTTTCAACAAAGTCAAAGAAACCACTTAAAAAACTATATTTATCTATTAAAATTACACGACCCGTCTACAGAGGCACAATTTGATACTTTATTAAAAATGTACAATGATCCTCAAATTGTTAGGCATATGCATTTAAAGTTAAAGGAAACTATCCCTAAAGATTATCACCTTATTAAAGATAGGGATGAACGAAACCATTGGGATATCGTAAAACAAATTGATAATTGGTTTAACATGAACCATATTCCTAAAACTAGTCGAAATGGAGCTAATGAACAAGTTAAAGAAGGCGAATACTATGGGGAAACAGCTTATTTTGACGCACAAGGAGAATATGTTCAGGGGCTAAGAAACGTTCTAAATGATATAGGAGCAAATAAACTGATAAGACGCGTACTATTTGATAAATCAGAGTTTTCTTTTGACGAGCACTTAAATAGAGGCGGTATATTATTAGTCAATACGGCAAAAGATGATTTAGGAGGTCTTTCTAACGTTTTAGGGAAGTTTGTTTTGCTAAGCCTACAGAATGCTGTATATAGGAGAACACCTCTAACTAGTACTTTTGCACATATAATCATCGATGAATTTCCAGACTATATTTATTTACCATTTAAAGAATTTATATCGCAAGCTAGAAAATATAAAGCTATTATTACTGTTGCAGCACAAACAGTAGCTCAATTGGCAGACAAATACGGAGAAATGTACATGCATACTTTGTTAACTGGTTTTAGACACAAAATGGTTTATGGAGATATCTCTTATTTTGACGCACAATTATTCTCAAAATTATTAGGAGAAGAGGATAGTTATGAAGAAGGGAAAAACGAACAGACTGTTAGCCCTCTTCAAGAAGAACCTGTTATGCGATCCGGTAGTAGCTATCAACAAAAAACAGATGTCATTCTAACACCAAATAAGTTAATTTTTCAGGAGCCATTCCAAGCTGCTGTGAAAATAGTTGTTAATAATAAACCGATACCTGTAAGGCAGATTGATGCAAACTTTGTTCCAAAGGCTGAATTTAAAGAAGCGAAAGTAAAAGTAATCCAGGAAAGTGCTAGTATTTGGTTAGAGTCAAAATCCTTAAATACGGAATTGTTTCACGAAACAGATAAAGCGCTATCCGAAATAATTGATATACCACTTCAAGAGGAAGAACCATTAATAGGAATTCCTCTTCCAGAAAAAGATGCTGTAGAGGATATAGAATTAGAATTAGTTGAATTTGATAGATACCCCGATAAATATTTATCTAAAAAAGAGATAAAAGAAGAAGCATATAAAACGAAGCCTATATCACAAAAAAGAACTTCTTTAGGCGAAAAAGCAATTAACATAAATGATGAGGTGGTTGACCTTGATGTATCAAGACTATTTTCAAAAAATATACCACCTTCGAATGAATTAGCTAATCAATCAGTATCAGAATTAGATGAAAAAGAAGAATCATTCTATAATGATTTAATAAAAGAAATTGATGATACTACAAAAGAGGGGAAGGTTGAGAAAAAGGAAGAAGGAAAATCTAGTCCTTTTGACTTTATTACTCCATTTTCTGATAAAAGTTAA